A window from Dermacentor albipictus isolate Rhodes 1998 colony chromosome 10, USDA_Dalb.pri_finalv2, whole genome shotgun sequence encodes these proteins:
- the LOC135919707 gene encoding uncharacterized protein, whose amino-acid sequence MASRTLLWTLAVSACCLAASAGPVTTTPDASSSTPPRSTMPGDSTTGHEEPGNLFVPPHYRASPEPNSTDGQPSHGEGSNAAEPRPLPPRSPPARRHRTRFGLRRPSLAKGLYPPFQVYSANTGHSVPQEEPARLDHKLASQHKDQYGKSEKGFHGSGMHETKDIIPSPQSAQPVAQVNETLEAATNGTANEDTSGVATMVLSETTIWTLALCATMIIVAVAFFAVVLVVCRCRQQRERRKRYLNTHTNIRVMQNMVKIAKRREKQATINQGPFSRISIP is encoded by the exons ATGGCGTCCAGGACGCTGCTGTGGACGCTGGCGGTCTCGGCCTGCTGCCTGGCAGCGTCGGCGGGTCCAGTCACGACGACCCCCGAcgcgtcgtcgtcgacgccgcCGAGGTCGACGATGCCGGGCGATTCGACGACCGGGCACGAGGAGCCCGGCAACCTCTTCGTACCCCCGCACTACAGGGCAAGCCCCGAGCCCAACAGCACCGACGGCCAGCCCTCACACG GAGAGGGCTCCAATGCTGCGGAGCCACGTCCTCTTCCTCCTCGGTCTCCGCCGGCACGTCGACACCGAACAAGGTTTGGGCTACGGCGTCCTTCTCTGGCCAAAGGTCTTTACCCGCCTTTCCAAGTATACTCTGCCAACACTGGCCACAGCGTGCCCCAAGAAGAACCAGCTAGACTTGATCATAAGTTGGCAAGCCAACACAAGGACCAGTACGGCAAGTCCGAAAAAGGTTTTCACGGTTCAGGGATGCACGAAACCAAGGACATCATCCCTTCACCGCAGTCCGCGCAGCCAGTAGCGCAAGTAAACGAAACGCTAGAGGCAGCAACAAATGGCACGGCCAACGAGGACACCAGCGGCGTAGCCACCATGGTGCTATCGGAGACGACGATATGGACGCTTGCGCTGTGTGCCACCATGATCATTGTCGCCGTCGCCTTCTTCGCAGTCGTTCTTGTCGTCTGCCgctgccgacagcagcgcgaacgTCGCAAGCGATACCTGAACACGCACACGAACATTCGAGTCATGCAAAACATGGTCAAGATCGCAAAGCGCCGGGAGAAACAGGCCACCATAAACCAGGGGCCCTTCAGCAGGATATCCATACCGTGA